One window of the Candidatus Nanopelagicales bacterium genome contains the following:
- a CDS encoding FAD-binding oxidoreductase — MTDSAVHPPTSPTPEPPSADLEATFARWGRPPEPVDLTPAAREFLASEVGVAAPTPPTPVTQVEPPPSRLPEDVRSDLVAVLGSDHVRTDRVARLAHTGGLSYVDLVRRRRGDVSDAPDAVLLPASHDEVEALLAVCVRHGVAVVPFGGGTSVVGGVRPVADGFGAVVSVAFDRMAALLEVDEESLLATVGPGITGPTLERLLAARGLTLGHLPQSWERATIGGYVATRSAGQASSGYGRSDEMVESLRVATPAGSLHLGRAPSSAAGPDLRQLFVGGEGVLGIITEVTLRVRHLPAYSRYEGVMFPSYAAGIAAFRALLQAGLRADVMRLSDEEETAATLMMSGPSGRTGQAFGAYLKARKVEHGSLVILGWEGLSARAVGARRTPAWALLRQHGAVPLGRRVGESWRHGRFSGPFLRDRLMDDGYLVETLETATTWNRLLPLHETVLTTLKGALRSADGGPGPYVMSHVSHVYETGASLYVTVLARADAADPAEQWRAAKRAVGDAIAGSGATITHHHAVGLDHEPWMRAEVGDLGLDVLRAVKATVDPTGILNPGKLIPPRD, encoded by the coding sequence GTGACTGACAGCGCCGTGCACCCCCCGACGTCCCCCACGCCCGAGCCGCCGAGCGCAGACCTGGAGGCGACGTTCGCCCGGTGGGGGCGACCGCCGGAGCCGGTGGACCTCACGCCCGCGGCCCGGGAGTTCCTCGCGTCCGAGGTGGGCGTCGCGGCGCCCACCCCGCCGACACCGGTGACGCAGGTCGAGCCGCCGCCCTCCCGGCTGCCCGAGGACGTGCGGAGCGACCTGGTGGCGGTGCTGGGATCGGACCACGTCCGCACGGACCGGGTGGCCCGGCTCGCCCACACGGGCGGGCTGTCGTACGTGGACCTGGTCCGGCGGCGGCGCGGCGACGTCTCCGACGCGCCCGACGCGGTCCTGCTGCCCGCCTCGCACGACGAGGTCGAGGCGCTGCTCGCGGTGTGCGTGCGGCACGGCGTCGCGGTGGTGCCCTTCGGCGGGGGGACGTCGGTGGTGGGTGGGGTGCGGCCGGTGGCGGACGGCTTCGGCGCCGTGGTGTCGGTGGCCTTCGACCGGATGGCCGCGCTGCTCGAGGTGGACGAGGAGTCGCTGCTGGCCACCGTCGGCCCGGGCATCACCGGGCCGACGCTGGAGCGGCTGCTCGCCGCGCGCGGACTGACGCTGGGGCACCTCCCGCAGTCATGGGAGCGGGCGACGATCGGCGGCTACGTCGCGACCCGGTCCGCCGGGCAGGCGTCCAGCGGCTACGGCCGCAGTGACGAGATGGTGGAGTCGCTGCGCGTGGCCACGCCCGCCGGGTCGCTGCACCTCGGCCGGGCTCCGTCCAGCGCGGCCGGTCCGGACCTGCGCCAGCTGTTCGTCGGCGGCGAGGGCGTGCTCGGGATCATCACCGAGGTCACCCTGCGGGTCCGGCACCTCCCCGCCTACAGCCGCTACGAGGGCGTGATGTTCCCCTCGTACGCCGCGGGCATCGCCGCGTTCCGGGCGCTGCTGCAGGCCGGGCTGCGCGCCGACGTGATGCGTCTGTCCGACGAGGAGGAGACCGCGGCGACACTGATGATGTCGGGGCCCAGCGGGCGGACCGGGCAGGCCTTCGGGGCGTACCTCAAGGCCCGCAAGGTCGAGCACGGAAGCCTGGTCATCCTCGGCTGGGAGGGTCTGTCGGCGCGGGCCGTCGGTGCACGGCGCACGCCGGCGTGGGCCCTCCTGCGGCAGCACGGCGCGGTGCCGCTCGGCCGGCGGGTGGGGGAGTCGTGGCGGCACGGCCGGTTCTCCGGGCCGTTCCTCCGGGACCGGCTGATGGATGACGGCTACCTGGTGGAGACATTGGAGACGGCCACCACCTGGAACCGGCTGCTGCCGCTGCACGAGACCGTGCTGACGACCCTGAAGGGGGCCCTGCGTTCCGCGGACGGCGGTCCGGGTCCGTACGTCATGTCGCACGTGTCGCACGTGTATGAGACCGGCGCCTCTCTGTACGTCACGGTCCTGGCGCGGGCGGACGCCGCGGACCCCGCGGAGCAGTGGCGGGCGGCGAAGCGGGCCGTGGGGGACGCCATCGCCGGCTCCGGCGCCACGATCACCCACCACCACGCGGTCGGCCTCGACCACGAGCCGTGGATGCGCGCCGAGGTCGGGGACCTCGGCCTGGACGTGCTGCGGGCGGTGAAGGCCACCGTGGACCCGACCGGCATCCTCAACCCGGGCAAGCTCATCCCACCTCGGGACTGA